Proteins from one Leclercia sp. LSNIH1 genomic window:
- a CDS encoding Tn3-like element TnAs1 family transposase, with protein MPRRLILSATERDTLLALPESQDDLIRYYTFNDSDLSLIRQRRGDANRLGFAVQLCLLRYPGYALGTDSELPEPVILWVAKQVQAEPASWAKYGERDVTRREHAQELRTYLQLAPFGLSDFRALVRELTELAQQTDKGLLLAGQALESLRQKRRILPALSVIDRACSEAIARANRRVYRALVEPLTDSHRAKLDELLKLKAGSSITWLTWLRQAPLKPNSRHMLEHIERLKTFQLVDLPEGLGRHIHQNRLLKLAREGGQMTPKDLGKFEPQRRYATLAAVVLESTATVIDELVDLHDRILVKLFSGAKHKHQQQFQKQGKAINDKVRLYSRIGQALLEAKESGSDPYAAIEAVIPWDEFTESVSEAELLARPEGFDHLHLVGENFATLRRYTPALLEVLELRAAPAAQGVLAAVQTLREMNADNLRKVPADAPTAFIKPRWKPLVITPEGLDRKFYEICALSELKNALRSGDIWVKGSRQFRDFDDYLLPAEKFAALKREQALPLAINPNSDQYLEERLQLLDEQLATVTRLAKDNELPDAILTESGLKITPLDAAVPDRAQALIDQTSQLLPRIKITELLMDVDDWTGFSRHFTHLKDGAEAKDRTLLLSAILGDAINLGLTKMAESSPGLTYAKLSWLQAWHIRDETYSAALAELVNHQYRHAFAAHWGDGTTSSSDGQRFRAGGRGESTGHVNPKYGSEPGRLFYTHISDQYAPFSTRVVNVGVRDSTYVLDGLLYHESDLRIEEHYTDTAGFTDHVFALMHLLGFRFAPRIRDLGETKLYVPQGVQAYPTLRPLIGGTLNIKHVRAHWDDILRLASSIKQGTVTASLMLRKLGSYPRQNGLAVALRELGRIERTLFILDWLQSVELRRRVHAGLNKGEARNSLARAVFFNRLGEIRDRSFEQQRYRASGLNLVTAAIVLWNTVYLERATQGLVEAGKPVDGELLQFLSPLGWEHINLTGDYVWRQSRRLEDGKFRPLRMPGKP; from the coding sequence ATGCCGCGTCGCTTGATCCTCTCGGCCACGGAGCGGGACACCCTGCTTGCGCTGCCGGAAAGCCAGGATGACCTGATCCGCTACTACACCTTCAACGACTCCGACCTGTCGCTGATCCGCCAGCGACGCGGCGACGCCAACCGCCTCGGCTTCGCCGTGCAGCTCTGCCTGCTGCGCTACCCCGGTTACGCGCTGGGAACCGACAGCGAGCTGCCCGAGCCGGTCATCCTGTGGGTGGCGAAGCAAGTCCAGGCCGAGCCGGCGAGCTGGGCAAAGTACGGCGAGCGCGACGTGACCCGTCGCGAGCATGCCCAGGAACTGCGCACCTACCTGCAACTGGCCCCGTTCGGCCTGTCCGACTTCCGCGCCCTGGTGCGCGAGCTAACCGAGCTGGCCCAGCAGACCGACAAAGGCTTGCTGCTGGCCGGTCAGGCCCTGGAGAGCCTACGGCAGAAACGACGCATCCTGCCGGCGCTGAGCGTGATTGACCGGGCCTGCTCGGAAGCCATTGCGCGAGCCAATCGGCGGGTCTACCGCGCCCTGGTCGAACCACTCACGGACTCGCATCGGGCCAAGCTGGACGAGCTGTTGAAGCTCAAGGCCGGCAGCAGCATCACCTGGTTGACCTGGCTGCGCCAGGCACCGCTGAAACCCAACTCTCGGCACATGCTGGAACACATCGAGCGGCTGAAGACATTTCAGTTGGTGGACTTGCCCGAAGGCCTGGGCCGGCACATCCACCAGAACCGCCTGCTCAAGCTGGCCCGCGAGGGTGGGCAGATGACGCCCAAAGACCTCGGTAAGTTCGAGCCGCAGCGCCGCTACGCGACCCTGGCCGCCGTGGTGCTGGAGAGCACCGCGACCGTGATCGATGAGCTGGTCGATCTGCATGACCGCATCCTGGTCAAGCTGTTCAGCGGCGCGAAGCACAAGCATCAGCAGCAGTTCCAGAAGCAGGGCAAGGCGATCAACGACAAGGTGCGCCTGTACTCCAGGATCGGCCAGGCGCTGCTGGAAGCGAAGGAAAGCGGCAGCGACCCCTATGCCGCCATCGAGGCGGTGATTCCCTGGGACGAGTTCACCGAGAGCGTCAGCGAGGCCGAGCTGCTGGCCCGGCCGGAAGGCTTCGACCACCTGCACCTGGTCGGCGAGAACTTCGCCACCCTGCGCCGTTACACGCCGGCCTTGCTGGAGGTGCTGGAACTGCGCGCCGCGCCGGCCGCGCAAGGCGTGCTGGCAGCCGTGCAGACCCTGCGTGAGATGAACGCCGACAACCTGCGCAAGGTGCCGGCCGATGCACCCACGGCCTTCATCAAGCCGCGCTGGAAGCCGCTGGTGATCACCCCGGAAGGCCTCGACCGGAAATTCTACGAAATCTGCGCCCTGTCCGAGCTGAAGAACGCCCTGCGCTCCGGCGACATCTGGGTCAAGGGCTCGCGGCAGTTCCGCGACTTCGACGACTACCTGCTGCCGGCCGAGAAGTTCGCCGCACTCAAGCGCGAGCAGGCCCTGCCCCTGGCGATCAACCCGAACAGCGACCAGTACCTGGAAGAGCGTTTGCAGCTGCTGGACGAGCAGTTGGCCACCGTCACCCGCCTGGCCAAGGACAACGAGCTGCCCGATGCCATCCTCACCGAGTCAGGGCTGAAAATCACCCCGCTGGATGCGGCGGTGCCGGATCGGGCGCAGGCGCTGATCGACCAAACCAGCCAGTTACTGCCGCGCATCAAGATCACCGAACTGCTGATGGACGTGGACGACTGGACGGGCTTCAGCCGCCACTTCACCCACTTGAAGGACGGGGCCGAGGCCAAAGACAGGACGTTGCTGCTGTCCGCAATCCTCGGTGATGCGATCAACCTCGGGCTGACCAAGATGGCCGAGTCGAGCCCCGGCCTGACCTACGCCAAGCTGTCCTGGCTGCAAGCCTGGCACATCCGCGACGAAACCTATTCGGCGGCCTTGGCCGAGCTGGTCAACCACCAGTATCGCCACGCCTTTGCCGCCCACTGGGGCGACGGCACGACCTCATCCTCCGATGGCCAGCGCTTCCGCGCGGGTGGCCGGGGCGAGAGCACCGGGCACGTCAACCCGAAGTACGGTAGCGAGCCGGGACGGCTGTTCTATACCCATATCTCCGACCAGTACGCGCCGTTCAGCACCCGCGTGGTGAATGTCGGCGTCCGCGATTCCACCTATGTGCTCGACGGCCTGCTGTACCACGAGTCCGACCTGCGGATCGAGGAGCACTACACCGACACGGCCGGCTTCACCGATCACGTCTTTGCCCTGATGCACCTGCTAGGCTTCCGCTTCGCGCCGCGCATCCGCGACCTCGGCGAAACCAAGCTGTACGTGCCGCAGGGCGTGCAAGCCTACCCGACGTTGCGCCCGCTGATCGGCGGCACCCTGAACATCAAGCACGTGCGTGCCCACTGGGACGACATCCTGCGCCTGGCCAGCTCGATCAAGCAGGGCACCGTCACCGCCTCGCTGATGCTGCGCAAGCTCGGCAGCTACCCGCGCCAGAACGGACTGGCCGTGGCCCTGCGCGAGCTGGGCCGGATCGAGCGCACGCTGTTCATCCTGGACTGGCTGCAAAGTGTTGAACTGCGCCGCCGCGTGCATGCCGGCCTGAACAAAGGTGAGGCGCGCAACTCGCTGGCCAGGGCGGTGTTCTTCAACCGCCTTGGGGAAATCAGGGATCGGAGCTTCGAGCAGCAGCGCTACCGGGCCAGCGGCCTCAACCTGGTGACGGCGGCTATCGTGCTGTGGAACACGGTGTACCTGGAACGCGCCACCCAGGGGTTGGTCGAGGCCGGCAAGCCGGTGGACGGCGAGCTGCTGCAATTCCTGTCGCCGCTGGGCTGGGAGCACATCAACCTAACCGGCGATTACGTCTGGCGGCAGAGCCGCAGACTGGAAGACGGGAAGTTTCGGCCCTTACGGATGCCCGGAAAACCTTAG
- a CDS encoding recombinase family protein has protein sequence MQGHRIGYVRVSSFDQNPERQLEQTQVSKVFTDKASGKDTQRPQLEALLSFVREGDTVVVHSMDRLARNLDDLRRLVQKLTQRGVRIEFLKEGLVFTGEDSPMANLMLSVMGAFAEFERALIRERQREGIALAKQRGAYRGRKKALSDEQAATLRQRATAGEPKAQLAREFNISRETLYQYLRTDD, from the coding sequence GTGCAGGGGCACCGCATCGGCTACGTCCGGGTCAGCAGCTTTGACCAGAACCCGGAACGCCAGCTGGAACAAACCCAGGTGAGCAAGGTGTTCACCGACAAGGCATCGGGCAAGGACACCCAGCGCCCCCAGCTCGAAGCGCTGCTGAGCTTCGTCCGCGAAGGCGATACAGTGGTGGTGCACAGCATGGATCGGCTGGCCCGCAACCTCGATGACCTGCGTCGCTTGGTACAGAAGCTGACTCAGCGCGGCGTGCGCATCGAGTTCCTGAAGGAGGGCCTGGTGTTCACTGGCGAGGACTCGCCGATGGCCAACCTGATGCTGTCGGTGATGGGGGCCTTCGCTGAGTTCGAGCGCGCCCTGATCCGCGAGCGGCAGCGTGAGGGCATCGCCTTGGCCAAGCAGCGTGGCGCGTACCGGGGCCGCAAGAAAGCCCTGTCCGATGAGCAGGCTGCTACCCTGCGGCAGCGAGCGACGGCCGGCGAGCCCAAGGCGCAGCTTGCCCGCGAGTTCAACATCAGCCGGGAAACCCTCTACCAGTACCTCCGCACGGACGACTGA
- a CDS encoding IS6-like element IS6100 family transposase, whose protein sequence is MTDFKWRHFQGDVILWAVRWYCRYPISYRDLEEMLAERGISVDHTTIYRWVQCYAPEMEKRLRWFWRRGFDPSWRLDETYVKVRGKWTYLYRAVDKRGDTIDFYLSPTRSAKAAKRFLGKALRGLKHWEKPATLNTDKAPSYGAAITELKREGKLDRETAHRQVKYLNNVIEADHGKLKILIKPVRGFKSIPTAYATIKGFEVMRALRKGQARPWCLQPGIRGEVRLVERAFGIGPSALTEAMGMLNHHFAAAA, encoded by the coding sequence CAAGTGGCGCCATTTCCAGGGTGATGTGATCCTGTGGGCGGTGCGCTGGTATTGTCGCTATCCGATCAGCTATCGCGACCTTGAGGAAATGCTGGCGGAACGCGGCATTTCGGTCGACCATACGACGATCTATCGCTGGGTCCAGTGCTACGCCCCGGAGATGGAGAAGCGGCTGCGCTGGTTCTGGCGGCGTGGCTTTGATCCGAGCTGGCGCCTGGATGAAACCTACGTCAAGGTGCGGGGCAAGTGGACCTACCTGTACCGGGCAGTCGACAAGCGGGGCGACACGATCGATTTCTACCTGTCGCCGACCCGCAGCGCCAAGGCAGCGAAGCGGTTCCTGGGCAAGGCCCTGCGAGGCCTGAAGCACTGGGAAAAGCCTGCCACGCTCAATACCGACAAAGCGCCGAGCTATGGTGCAGCGATCACCGAATTGAAGCGCGAAGGAAAGCTGGACCGGGAGACGGCCCACCGGCAGGTGAAGTATCTCAATAACGTGATCGAGGCCGATCACGGAAAGCTCAAGATACTGATCAAGCCGGTGCGCGGTTTCAAATCGATCCCCACGGCCTATGCCACGATCAAGGGATTCGAAGTCATGCGAGCCCTGCGCAAAGGACAGGCTCGCCCCTGGTGCCTGCAGCCCGGCATCAGGGGCGAGGTGCGCCTTGTGGAGAGAGCTTTTGGCATTGGGCCCTCGGCGCTGACGGAGGCCATGGGCATGCTCAACCACCATTTCGCAGCAGCCGCCTGA
- the lspA gene encoding signal peptidase II gives MSWKFFLYDWGGLNIALFQAINMSTPAALEPLASFFNLVIGNYWTAPLMLLAMWGWSKSAPDPTRADAIRYRLRVFSVAFALAFLVATILKLWIDFPRPPAVFGDMVRVIGGIERHYSLPSGHATYAALVVGALWPLIGRRGRIGLVLYAALVGWSRIAAGMHFPADVLAGWVLGLSCTALAGWLMPLAVPVWQSARRTSTWVWFAVAASAVMTDQLAKFAITRTFAYGEQVEVTPFFNFVHVLNPGAAFSFLANAGGWQRYFFITLGLVVSAWLGRMLCQQLPRLEAMGYSLILGGALGNVADRVLRGQVVDFLDFHWRLAHWPAFNLADVAITIGALCLFLTVVPKSSKGTEAEVSG, from the coding sequence ATGAGCTGGAAATTCTTTCTCTACGACTGGGGTGGTCTGAACATCGCGTTGTTCCAAGCCATCAACATGAGCACACCTGCAGCGCTGGAACCGCTGGCATCGTTCTTCAACCTTGTGATAGGCAACTACTGGACTGCACCACTGATGCTCTTGGCGATGTGGGGATGGTCAAAGTCGGCACCTGACCCAACGCGGGCCGATGCCATCCGGTACAGACTCAGAGTCTTTAGCGTGGCCTTTGCGTTGGCATTTCTCGTCGCCACCATCTTGAAGCTATGGATCGACTTTCCACGCCCGCCTGCCGTTTTTGGCGACATGGTGCGCGTTATCGGGGGCATCGAACGACACTACAGCCTGCCCAGCGGGCATGCCACCTATGCCGCGCTGGTGGTCGGCGCGCTCTGGCCTTTGATAGGCCGTCGTGGCCGCATCGGCTTGGTGTTGTACGCCGCATTGGTCGGTTGGTCACGCATCGCAGCCGGAATGCACTTTCCTGCCGATGTGCTGGCGGGGTGGGTACTTGGATTGAGTTGCACGGCGCTCGCCGGGTGGCTGATGCCGCTGGCCGTCCCTGTGTGGCAATCGGCTCGCCGCACATCGACTTGGGTCTGGTTCGCAGTGGCCGCCAGTGCTGTCATGACCGATCAGCTCGCAAAGTTCGCCATCACCCGCACGTTTGCCTACGGTGAACAGGTCGAAGTCACGCCCTTCTTCAACTTCGTCCATGTCCTGAATCCCGGCGCGGCATTCAGCTTTCTGGCGAACGCTGGCGGCTGGCAACGTTACTTTTTCATCACGCTGGGCCTGGTCGTTTCTGCTTGGCTGGGACGCATGCTGTGCCAGCAATTGCCCCGTCTCGAAGCGATGGGATACAGCCTGATCCTCGGCGGTGCGCTGGGCAATGTCGCGGATCGTGTGCTGCGTGGACAGGTTGTTGATTTCCTTGACTTCCATTGGCGACTTGCGCACTGGCCCGCCTTCAACCTCGCTGATGTGGCGATAACTATCGGAGCGCTCTGCCTGTTCTTGACGGTTGTACCGAAAAGCAGTAAAGGCACAGAGGCCGAGGTGTCCGGTTAA